Proteins from one Bradyrhizobium amphicarpaeae genomic window:
- a CDS encoding EscU/YscU/HrcU family type III secretion system export apparatus switch protein gives MSDPSKLAIALHYEKGTNAPVVVAKGKGSIGEKIVEIARAHDIPIEENEVLAGALSKVELGEEIPPDLYKAVAEVLVFVLRLSGRGR, from the coding sequence ATGAGCGACCCATCCAAGCTTGCGATCGCGCTGCATTACGAAAAGGGTACCAACGCGCCCGTCGTCGTCGCCAAGGGCAAGGGCTCGATCGGCGAAAAGATCGTCGAGATCGCCAGAGCTCACGACATCCCGATCGAGGAGAACGAGGTTTTGGCCGGCGCGCTGTCCAAGGTCGAGCTCGGCGAAGAAATCCCGCCCGACCTCTACAAGGCCGTTGCCGAAGTGCTGGTGTTCGTGCTGCGGCTGTCGGGCCGGGGGCGCTGA
- a CDS encoding flagellar hook-length control protein FliK, translated as MPTPVTSILPVSAASPVADATTPDLVLQAGSVVDARVVSVMADNLVRIAISNLSMDVMSEVALTPGQNLQLAVSQNDGTIRLAVMSGAGEATPDQVTLTPRAASLVESPPLAPSTTAPRNTLTPLEQVAVTAASAEAATKQGSQAPLFANLASVVTGSDLPAGLKQAVLDVLAQQTPLNSGLDGADVESAFQKSGLFFEASLAAGARAPAGTAPDLKAALLVLRQTLTTLETAAPRAAAIPAATTGTPQVATAPAQAAGEAAQSAAASGPEIAQTPRNANLAAAVLAEIAGNAQQAAMPRTMSAGLAASLLQEAMQNLPRLTGNVPGSNKAVPDGHSFEAAARATPPPFRGALPSPQAIASPSLAPDTPLSATVHRLLDDTDAAIARQTLLQVASLPDRTDASGHRIDPAVPQWNFEIPFATPQGTAMAQFEISRDGAGESADPAKQAWRARFTLNVEPAGPVHALITLNGDKTFVRMWAERPATVQQLRAGIGELNQALTRAELKPGDILVREGTPPQPAPARAGHFLDRAT; from the coding sequence ATGCCGACGCCGGTCACTTCCATACTTCCCGTCAGTGCAGCCAGCCCCGTGGCTGACGCGACGACGCCCGATCTGGTGCTACAGGCCGGCAGCGTCGTCGATGCCAGGGTCGTCAGCGTGATGGCCGACAATCTGGTGCGGATCGCGATCTCCAACCTGTCGATGGACGTGATGTCTGAGGTGGCGCTGACGCCCGGGCAGAATCTCCAGCTGGCGGTGTCGCAGAACGACGGCACCATCCGGCTGGCAGTCATGAGCGGGGCAGGCGAGGCGACGCCCGATCAGGTCACGCTGACGCCGCGTGCGGCTTCGCTGGTGGAAAGCCCGCCGCTGGCGCCGTCCACGACCGCGCCCCGCAACACGCTGACGCCGTTGGAGCAGGTCGCCGTCACCGCGGCCTCGGCCGAGGCCGCCACGAAACAGGGCAGCCAGGCGCCGCTGTTCGCCAATCTGGCGTCCGTCGTCACCGGCAGCGATCTGCCTGCGGGCTTGAAGCAGGCGGTGCTGGATGTGCTGGCGCAGCAGACGCCGCTCAATTCCGGGCTCGATGGCGCCGATGTCGAATCCGCCTTCCAGAAATCCGGCTTGTTCTTCGAGGCCTCGCTGGCCGCGGGCGCGAGGGCGCCCGCCGGCACGGCGCCCGACCTGAAGGCGGCACTGCTGGTGCTGCGCCAGACGCTGACCACGCTCGAGACCGCCGCGCCACGGGCGGCCGCAATTCCGGCCGCGACCACCGGGACACCGCAGGTCGCCACCGCGCCTGCCCAGGCCGCAGGCGAGGCCGCGCAGTCGGCGGCCGCTTCCGGCCCTGAGATCGCGCAGACGCCGCGCAACGCCAATCTCGCGGCCGCGGTGCTGGCGGAAATTGCCGGCAACGCTCAGCAGGCCGCGATGCCGCGCACCATGTCCGCCGGCCTTGCCGCGAGCCTGCTGCAGGAGGCCATGCAAAACCTGCCGCGCCTGACCGGCAACGTTCCCGGCTCCAACAAGGCGGTGCCCGACGGCCATAGCTTCGAAGCGGCGGCACGCGCGACGCCGCCGCCGTTCCGCGGTGCATTGCCCTCGCCGCAGGCGATTGCCTCGCCCTCGCTCGCGCCGGACACGCCGCTGTCCGCGACCGTGCATCGCCTGCTCGACGACACCGATGCCGCGATCGCGCGGCAGACATTGCTGCAGGTCGCTTCGCTCCCCGATCGCACCGACGCCAGCGGCCACCGCATCGATCCTGCCGTGCCGCAGTGGAATTTCGAGATTCCCTTTGCAACGCCGCAGGGCACCGCGATGGCGCAGTTCGAGATCTCGCGCGATGGCGCTGGCGAATCCGCCGATCCCGCCAAGCAAGCCTGGCGGGCGCGCTTCACGCTCAACGTCGAGCCGGCCGGCCCCGTGCACGCGCTGATCACGCTGAACGGCGACAAGACTTTCGTGCGGATGTGGGCGGAGCGGCCGGCGACGGTGCAGCAGCTCCGCGCCGGCATCGGTGAGCTCAATCAGGCGCTGACGCGCGCCGAGCTCAAGCCCGGCGACATCCTGGTCCGCGAGGGGACTCCACCGCAACCGGCGCCGGCCCGCGCCGGCCACTTCCTGGATCGGGCAACATGA
- a CDS encoding ATP12 family chaperone protein yields the protein MRELFEEAASQPPPDPRESARASARTPQRKRFYKEASVTEAEGGFAITLDGKPIRTPSRRPVVIPSRELADAVAAEWAAQGETIDPVSMPLTRVANSVVEGVVDRVDLVSDDLAKYFESDLLFYRAGHPEGLVTREAAHWDPVLFWAAEALGAHFILSEGVMHVKQPDEALLAARAALPGDAWSVAALHVVTTLTGSALLALALAHGVRDAGQVWAAAHVDEDWNIEQWGLDEEAASRRATRLRDFEAAVAVLAAVKAPGAEGP from the coding sequence ATGCGCGAATTGTTCGAAGAAGCAGCAAGCCAGCCTCCGCCGGATCCGCGGGAATCGGCGCGCGCGTCGGCTCGCACGCCGCAGCGCAAGCGCTTCTACAAGGAGGCGAGCGTGACCGAAGCCGAGGGCGGCTTCGCCATTACGCTCGACGGCAAGCCGATCCGCACGCCCTCCCGCCGCCCGGTGGTGATCCCGTCGCGCGAGCTCGCCGATGCCGTGGCCGCGGAATGGGCGGCCCAAGGCGAGACGATCGATCCCGTGTCCATGCCGCTGACGCGGGTCGCCAACAGCGTGGTCGAGGGCGTGGTCGACCGCGTCGATCTGGTCAGCGACGACCTCGCGAAATATTTCGAGTCCGATTTGCTGTTCTATCGCGCCGGCCACCCCGAAGGGCTGGTCACCCGCGAGGCCGCGCATTGGGATCCCGTGCTGTTCTGGGCCGCGGAGGCGCTGGGTGCGCATTTCATCCTGTCCGAGGGCGTCATGCATGTGAAGCAGCCCGACGAGGCGCTTCTGGCCGCGCGCGCCGCGCTGCCTGGCGATGCCTGGTCGGTCGCCGCACTCCACGTGGTGACGACCCTGACCGGCTCGGCGCTGCTGGCGTTGGCGCTGGCGCATGGCGTGCGCGACGCCGGCCAGGTCTGGGCCGCCGCCCACGTCGATGAGGACTGGAACATCGAGCAATGGGGCTTGGACGAGGAGGCTGCCAGCCGCCGGGCCACGCGCCTCCGGGATTTCGAGGCCGCCGTGGCGGTTCTGGCGGCGGTAAAGGCGCCCGGAGCCGAAGGTCCTTAA
- a CDS encoding RluA family pseudouridine synthase, with amino-acid sequence MSRRIKRMNPKPRERDERKESRPFKAGSAKKAGPRPGGKSGERSPRFTDERTERRVPKAELEQAAPAKPVEALLPTKVQTVKVTADENNMRVDRFLEARFPGLSFSHIQRVVRKGELRVDGKRVDSKDRLEEGQSVRIPPLKLDTPKAASPLSEAAQKTLAALKEMTLYEDDDVLVLNKPFGLAVQGGSGTTRHIDQMLEVMRDSKGQKPRLVHRIDKDTSGCLLIAKTRFAASHLTGAFRSRSARKTYWALVPGLPKPKQGRISTFLAKEENEDDTIMRIAQHGDEGASHAVTYYAVVETAGNKLTWVSLKPVTGRTHQLRAHMEHIGHPIVGDPKYFNIENWKLPGGLQNRLHLLARRIVIPHPRGGVIDASAPLPPHMQQSWNLLGLDAARFDPIENAPEE; translated from the coding sequence ATGAGCCGCCGCATCAAGAGAATGAATCCAAAACCTCGCGAGCGCGACGAGCGCAAGGAATCTCGTCCGTTCAAGGCCGGCAGTGCGAAGAAGGCGGGGCCGCGTCCCGGCGGCAAGTCAGGTGAGAGGTCACCGCGCTTTACGGACGAGCGCACCGAGCGGCGTGTGCCCAAGGCTGAGTTGGAACAGGCTGCACCGGCAAAGCCCGTCGAGGCGCTGCTGCCGACCAAGGTCCAGACCGTCAAGGTGACCGCCGACGAGAACAACATGCGCGTCGATCGTTTCCTCGAGGCGCGCTTTCCCGGCCTGTCGTTCTCCCACATCCAGCGCGTCGTGCGCAAAGGCGAGCTGCGTGTCGACGGCAAGCGTGTCGACAGCAAGGACCGCCTGGAGGAGGGCCAGAGCGTCCGTATTCCGCCGCTGAAGCTCGACACGCCGAAGGCTGCGAGCCCGCTCTCGGAAGCCGCGCAAAAGACGCTCGCCGCGCTGAAGGAGATGACGCTGTACGAGGACGACGACGTCCTCGTGCTCAACAAGCCGTTTGGGCTTGCGGTGCAGGGCGGCTCCGGCACGACGCGGCACATCGACCAGATGCTGGAGGTGATGCGCGACTCCAAGGGGCAGAAGCCTCGGCTTGTGCACCGGATCGACAAGGACACGTCCGGCTGCCTTCTGATCGCGAAGACCCGTTTCGCTGCCTCGCATCTGACCGGCGCGTTCCGCTCGCGGTCGGCGCGAAAGACCTATTGGGCGCTGGTGCCGGGCCTGCCGAAGCCGAAGCAGGGCCGCATCTCGACCTTCCTGGCGAAGGAAGAGAACGAGGACGACACCATCATGCGCATCGCCCAGCACGGCGACGAGGGCGCCAGCCACGCGGTGACCTATTACGCAGTGGTCGAGACCGCCGGCAACAAGCTCACCTGGGTGTCGCTGAAGCCGGTGACCGGGCGCACCCACCAGCTGCGCGCCCACATGGAGCATATCGGCCATCCCATCGTCGGCGATCCCAAATATTTCAACATCGAGAATTGGAAGCTGCCGGGCGGCCTGCAGAACCGGCTGCATCTGTTGGCGCGCCGCATCGTGATTCCGCATCCGCGCGGCGGCGTGATCGACGCCAGCGCGCCGTTGCCGCCGCACATGCAGCAATCGTGGAATCTGCTGGGGCTGGATGCGGCCCGGTTCGACCCGATCGAGAACGCGCCGGAGGAGTAG
- a CDS encoding HigA family addiction module antitoxin: protein MPQTPTHPGEHLAEELRELGITAAELSRQIDVPVNRITGIINGQRGITADTALRLGHWFGTSPQFWMNLQQQYELRLAEKEVGAQVASLPRRPNAQSTRKLGKTA, encoded by the coding sequence ATGCCCCAGACACCCACACATCCCGGCGAACATCTCGCCGAAGAGTTGCGCGAACTCGGCATCACGGCTGCGGAGCTGTCGCGTCAGATCGACGTTCCGGTTAATCGCATCACTGGCATCATCAATGGGCAGCGCGGCATCACCGCCGACACGGCATTGCGCCTCGGTCACTGGTTCGGCACCAGCCCGCAATTCTGGATGAACCTGCAACAGCAATATGAGCTGCGGCTGGCGGAGAAGGAGGTCGGCGCGCAGGTGGCGTCGCTGCCCCGTCGCCCCAACGCGCAGTCGACACGAAAGCTTGGAAAAACCGCATGA
- a CDS encoding replication-associated recombination protein A gives MSPKRPQTPTLFAAAGLDHEAPHPLPDRLRPRTLSEVVGQDHILGPDGALTRMLETRTLGSLVFWGPPGTGKTTVARLLADATDLHFEQISAVFSGVADLKKAFDAARARREMGKGTLLFVDEVHRFNRAQQDSFLPVMEDGTVVMVGATTENPSFELNAALLSRARVLVFRSLDAAAIEKLFAHAEEVEGRKLPLDEEARAVLVRMADGDGRASLTLAEEVWRSARADEIFNAAQLQDILQRRAPIYDKSADGHYNLISALHKSVRGSDPDAALYYLCRMLDAGEDPLFLARRVVRMAVEDIGLADPQALVIANAAKDAFDFLGHPEGELAIAQAVVYLATAPKSNAVYTAFKAAMQTAKHAGSLLPPKHILNSPTKLMKSEGYGAAYEYDHDTPDAFSGQDYFPEALGRQTFYDPPERGFEREIRKRLDYWAKLRKERGGK, from the coding sequence ATGAGTCCGAAGCGACCACAAACGCCAACTCTCTTTGCGGCGGCGGGGCTCGACCACGAGGCTCCACATCCGCTGCCGGACCGGCTGCGCCCGCGCACGCTGTCGGAGGTCGTCGGCCAGGACCACATCCTCGGTCCCGACGGCGCGCTGACGCGCATGCTGGAGACGCGCACGCTGGGGTCGCTGGTGTTCTGGGGCCCGCCCGGCACCGGCAAGACCACGGTGGCGCGGCTGCTGGCGGATGCGACCGACCTGCATTTCGAGCAGATCTCGGCGGTGTTCTCCGGCGTCGCCGATCTGAAGAAGGCGTTCGACGCCGCGCGCGCCCGCCGCGAGATGGGCAAGGGCACGCTGCTGTTCGTCGACGAGGTGCATCGCTTCAACCGCGCTCAGCAGGATTCGTTTCTGCCCGTGATGGAAGACGGCACCGTCGTGATGGTCGGCGCCACCACCGAGAACCCGTCCTTCGAGCTCAACGCGGCGTTGCTCTCTCGCGCGCGCGTGTTGGTGTTTCGCTCGCTCGATGCGGCTGCGATCGAAAAACTGTTCGCGCATGCCGAGGAGGTCGAGGGCCGCAAGCTGCCGCTCGACGAGGAAGCACGCGCGGTGCTGGTGCGTATGGCCGACGGGGACGGCCGCGCGTCGCTGACGCTCGCCGAAGAGGTCTGGCGCTCGGCCCGCGCTGACGAGATTTTCAATGCCGCGCAGTTGCAGGATATCCTGCAACGACGCGCGCCGATCTACGACAAGTCCGCCGACGGTCATTACAATCTGATCTCGGCGCTGCATAAGTCAGTGCGCGGCTCCGATCCCGACGCTGCGCTGTATTATCTCTGCCGCATGCTCGATGCCGGCGAGGATCCGCTGTTCCTGGCGCGCCGCGTGGTGCGCATGGCGGTCGAGGACATCGGCCTTGCCGATCCGCAAGCCCTCGTCATCGCCAATGCGGCCAAGGACGCCTTCGATTTCCTCGGCCATCCCGAGGGCGAGCTCGCCATCGCGCAGGCCGTGGTCTATCTTGCTACCGCGCCGAAATCGAACGCGGTCTACACCGCCTTCAAGGCTGCGATGCAGACGGCCAAGCACGCCGGCTCGCTGCTGCCGCCCAAGCACATCCTCAATTCCCCGACCAAGCTGATGAAGTCCGAAGGCTACGGCGCCGCCTACGAATACGACCACGACACCCCCGATGCCTTCTCCGGCCAGGACTATTTTCCGGAGGCCCTGGGCCGCCAGACCTTCTACGACCCGCCTGAGCGAGGCTTCGAGCGCGAGATCCGGAAGCGGCTGGATTACTGGGCCAAGCTGCGCAAGGAGCGGGGCGGGAAATAG
- a CDS encoding DegQ family serine endoprotease, which translates to MFRSIWTAVVTASCIAFSAQFNPAAAQDRRVPSSSAELRLSYAPIVQRVQPAVVNVYAAKVVQNRNPLLDDPIFRRFFGVPGQQQEQVQRSLGSGVIVDASGLVVTNVHVIEGADQVKVSLSDKREFEAEIVLKDSRSDLAVLRLKDTKEKFPALDFTNSDELMVGDVVMAIGNPFGVGQTVTHGIISALARTQVGITDYQFFIQTDAAINPGNSGGALVDMNGRLAGINTAIYSRSGGSQGIGFAIPSNMVRVVVASAKSGGKAVKRPWLGARLQAVTPEIAETLGLRSPTGALVASVVSSGPAAKAGLKSSDLITGIDGQTVDDPNAFDYRFATRPLGGTAQIDVQRGGKPLKLTVALETAPDTGRNELVVTARSPFQGAKVSTITPAVADELHLDADTEGVVITDLGGDSAAANVGFQKGDIILAVNNQKISKTGDLEKAAGERPRIWRITLVRGGQQINVTLGG; encoded by the coding sequence ATGTTTCGATCGATCTGGACCGCCGTCGTCACGGCCTCGTGCATAGCCTTTTCCGCCCAGTTCAATCCGGCTGCGGCGCAGGATCGTCGGGTCCCGTCGTCGTCGGCCGAACTGCGGCTGTCCTATGCGCCGATCGTGCAGCGGGTGCAGCCGGCCGTGGTCAACGTCTATGCCGCCAAGGTGGTGCAGAATCGCAACCCGCTGCTGGATGACCCGATCTTCCGCCGCTTCTTCGGCGTGCCGGGCCAGCAACAGGAGCAGGTGCAGCGTTCGCTCGGCTCGGGTGTGATCGTCGATGCGTCCGGCCTCGTCGTCACCAACGTCCATGTCATCGAGGGCGCCGACCAGGTGAAGGTGTCGCTGTCGGACAAGCGCGAGTTCGAGGCCGAGATCGTGCTGAAGGATTCCCGCAGCGACCTGGCAGTGCTGCGGCTGAAGGATACCAAGGAGAAGTTTCCGGCGCTCGACTTCACCAATTCGGACGAGTTGATGGTGGGCGACGTCGTGATGGCGATCGGCAATCCCTTCGGCGTCGGCCAGACCGTGACCCACGGCATCATCTCGGCGCTGGCGCGCACGCAGGTCGGCATCACCGATTATCAGTTCTTCATCCAGACCGACGCTGCGATCAATCCCGGCAATTCCGGCGGCGCGCTGGTCGACATGAACGGCCGGCTCGCCGGCATCAACACCGCGATCTATTCGCGCTCCGGCGGCTCGCAAGGCATCGGCTTTGCGATTCCCTCCAACATGGTGCGCGTCGTCGTCGCCTCCGCCAAGAGCGGCGGCAAGGCGGTGAAGCGGCCTTGGCTAGGCGCGAGATTGCAGGCGGTGACGCCCGAGATCGCCGAGACTCTCGGCCTGCGCTCGCCGACCGGCGCGCTGGTCGCGAGCGTGGTGTCGAGCGGCCCCGCGGCGAAGGCCGGCCTGAAATCCTCCGATCTCATCACCGGGATCGACGGCCAGACCGTGGACGATCCCAACGCCTTCGATTATCGCTTCGCCACCCGTCCGCTCGGCGGCACCGCGCAGATCGACGTGCAGCGCGGCGGCAAGCCGCTCAAGCTGACGGTGGCGCTGGAGACCGCGCCCGATACGGGCCGCAACGAACTGGTCGTCACCGCGCGATCGCCGTTCCAGGGCGCCAAGGTCTCGACCATCACGCCTGCGGTCGCCGACGAGCTGCATCTGGACGCCGACACCGAAGGCGTCGTGATCACCGATCTCGGCGGCGACAGCGCAGCCGCGAATGTCGGCTTCCAGAAGGGCGATATTATCCTGGCCGTCAACAACCAGAAGATCAGCAAGACCGGGGACCTCGAAAAGGCCGCCGGAGAGCGCCCGCGGATCTGGCGTATTACGCTGGTGCGCGGCGGTCAGCAGATCAACGTCACGCTGGGCGGATGA
- a CDS encoding OprO/OprP family phosphate-selective porin translates to MSRTLIAATAMGLAGVLAASQAQAQSANSSEQEIALLKQQLKMLEQKLDKLQSQTAANTAATAKAKAEAKAEAKAEARSEAKAVVANANAAIPVKGPAPASGVVVTMPNNRPTICTADQANCVAITGRLHYDVGGYDYRPNTAATVPQKLDSGQNVRRARIGVTGKFFNDWNFALIYDFGGSSDGFGGAAPGSLPGGGVSGVENAYLSYTGLKPFGGKMAVEAGIMDLPYTLDEATSSNDIMFMERASAGIIATNIAAGDFRSAAGTRWYNDQLWIGGYVTGPTTGAIHSASSAAPAGTSEQYGAVARVAGNPISGKDYSVHIGADAQWLIQPPRNLIANTQTVALSDRPELRLDPTTLISTGAIANASGAQVYSVEAAATYGPFIVQGEYFFYNIDRTANTGVPLVGAPSLKFQGGYAQAGYVLTGEGRSYNAANAAYGGVKPAHPFSLEGGGWGAWEIAGRFSTVDLNNQLGTATGIAGGRQTVYTAALNWYVNGNVRFMLDYLHGTVSRQASPVSTADVGSKFDAVAMRTQFAF, encoded by the coding sequence GTGAGCAGGACATTAATCGCGGCCACGGCGATGGGCCTCGCCGGCGTGCTGGCGGCCTCGCAGGCCCAGGCCCAATCGGCAAACAGCAGCGAGCAGGAGATCGCGCTGCTCAAGCAGCAGCTGAAGATGCTGGAGCAGAAGCTCGACAAACTCCAGAGCCAGACCGCGGCGAACACGGCCGCCACGGCGAAGGCAAAGGCCGAAGCGAAGGCCGAGGCGAAGGCTGAAGCGCGCTCGGAGGCGAAGGCTGTGGTGGCCAACGCGAACGCGGCGATCCCGGTCAAGGGCCCCGCGCCGGCGTCCGGCGTGGTCGTGACCATGCCGAACAACCGGCCGACCATCTGCACCGCCGACCAGGCCAATTGCGTCGCCATCACCGGCCGCCTGCATTACGACGTCGGCGGCTATGACTATCGACCCAACACGGCGGCCACCGTGCCGCAAAAGCTCGACAGCGGACAGAACGTCCGCCGCGCCCGCATCGGCGTCACCGGCAAGTTCTTCAACGACTGGAACTTCGCGCTCATCTACGATTTCGGCGGCTCCTCCGACGGCTTTGGCGGTGCGGCGCCGGGCTCACTGCCGGGCGGCGGCGTCTCCGGTGTCGAAAACGCCTATCTCAGCTATACCGGCTTGAAACCGTTCGGCGGCAAGATGGCGGTCGAGGCCGGCATCATGGACCTGCCCTACACGCTCGACGAGGCCACGAGCTCCAACGACATCATGTTCATGGAGCGCGCCTCGGCCGGCATCATCGCGACCAATATCGCAGCCGGCGACTTCCGTTCCGCGGCCGGTACGCGCTGGTACAACGACCAGCTCTGGATCGGCGGCTATGTCACGGGGCCAACGACCGGGGCGATCCATTCGGCTTCGAGCGCGGCGCCGGCGGGCACGAGCGAGCAATATGGCGCAGTCGCGCGCGTTGCCGGCAACCCCATCAGCGGCAAGGACTATTCGGTGCATATCGGCGCCGACGCCCAGTGGCTGATCCAGCCGCCGCGCAATCTCATCGCCAACACGCAAACCGTCGCGCTCAGCGATCGTCCGGAACTGCGTTTGGATCCGACCACGCTGATCTCGACCGGCGCGATCGCCAATGCCTCGGGCGCGCAGGTCTACAGCGTCGAAGCCGCGGCGACCTATGGTCCGTTCATCGTTCAGGGCGAGTACTTCTTCTACAATATCGACCGCACCGCCAACACCGGCGTCCCGCTGGTCGGCGCACCCAGCCTGAAATTCCAGGGCGGTTACGCGCAGGCCGGCTACGTGCTGACGGGCGAAGGCCGCAGCTACAACGCCGCCAACGCGGCCTATGGCGGCGTCAAGCCAGCGCATCCGTTCTCGCTCGAAGGCGGTGGCTGGGGCGCGTGGGAAATCGCGGGACGGTTCTCGACGGTCGACCTCAACAATCAGTTGGGCACGGCGACCGGGATCGCCGGCGGTCGGCAGACCGTCTACACAGCAGCGCTCAACTGGTACGTCAACGGCAACGTCCGCTTCATGCTCGACTATCTGCATGGCACGGTGTCGAGGCAGGCTTCGCCGGTCTCGACCGCCGATGTCGGCTCGAAGTTCGACGCGGTCGCGATGCGCACGCAGTTCGCGTTCTGA
- a CDS encoding winged helix-turn-helix transcriptional regulator, translating to MKRRDFSRRPGCSVEATLDLIDGKWKGVILYHLQDGTQRFGELRRRMPGITQRMLTKQLRALEEDKLVIRKVYAEVPPRVEYCLSELGESLKPVIDILKAWGESHQQRLSCAPPPVVVVRKPKRAA from the coding sequence ATGAAACGGCGGGATTTTAGCCGGCGTCCCGGCTGCTCGGTCGAGGCGACGCTGGATCTGATCGACGGGAAGTGGAAGGGCGTGATCCTCTACCACCTCCAGGACGGCACCCAGCGCTTCGGCGAATTGCGTCGCCGGATGCCCGGCATCACCCAGCGCATGCTGACCAAGCAGCTTCGCGCGCTGGAGGAGGACAAGCTCGTCATCCGCAAGGTTTATGCCGAGGTGCCGCCGCGCGTGGAGTATTGTCTCTCCGAGCTCGGCGAGAGCCTCAAGCCGGTGATCGACATCCTGAAGGCCTGGGGCGAGAGCCACCAGCAGCGGCTGTCCTGCGCGCCGCCGCCGGTGGTGGTGGTGAGGAAGCCGAAGCGCGCGGCGTAA
- a CDS encoding zinc-binding alcohol dehydrogenase family protein has translation MKAVGYKTSLPIEDADSLIDFETAKPEPKGRDIRVAVKAISANPVDYKVRKRAAPPEGETKILGYDAAGVVDAIGPEVTLFKPGDEVFYAGSILRQGTNAEFHLVDERITGLKPKSLTFAQAAALPLTSITAWELLFDRLGAVPGKSVDPRTLLVTGGAGGVGSILIQLARRLTGLTVVATATRPESQKWCLDLGAHAVIDHGKPMKEQIEKLKLPPVALVASLTFTDQHYKAIAELMAPQGRFGLIDDPPEFTMSTFKGKAISVHWESMFTRSSFQTADMIAQHHLLNDVADLIDKGVLRTTLDQTFGTINAANLKRAHSLLESGKSRGKIVLEGW, from the coding sequence ATGAAGGCCGTCGGCTACAAGACATCGCTTCCGATCGAGGACGCGGATTCGCTGATCGATTTCGAGACCGCAAAACCCGAGCCCAAGGGACGCGACATCCGCGTCGCCGTGAAGGCGATTTCGGCCAATCCGGTCGATTACAAGGTGCGCAAGCGCGCAGCGCCGCCCGAGGGCGAGACCAAGATCCTGGGTTATGACGCGGCCGGCGTGGTCGATGCGATCGGGCCCGAGGTCACGCTGTTCAAGCCTGGCGACGAGGTGTTCTACGCCGGCTCGATCCTGCGCCAGGGCACCAACGCCGAATTCCACTTGGTTGATGAGCGCATCACAGGCCTCAAGCCGAAGAGCCTGACGTTCGCGCAGGCCGCAGCCCTTCCCCTCACCTCCATCACCGCCTGGGAATTGCTGTTCGATCGGCTCGGCGCAGTGCCCGGCAAGAGCGTCGATCCGCGCACGCTGCTGGTCACGGGCGGCGCCGGCGGCGTCGGCTCGATCCTGATCCAGCTCGCCCGCCGCCTCACCGGTCTCACGGTGGTCGCGACCGCGACGCGGCCGGAATCGCAGAAATGGTGCCTCGATCTCGGCGCGCATGCGGTGATCGATCATGGCAAGCCGATGAAGGAGCAGATCGAAAAATTGAAGCTGCCGCCGGTCGCGCTGGTGGCGAGCCTCACCTTCACCGACCAGCACTACAAGGCGATCGCCGAGTTGATGGCGCCGCAGGGCCGGTTCGGCCTGATCGACGATCCCCCGGAGTTCACCATGAGCACGTTCAAGGGGAAGGCAATCTCGGTCCACTGGGAATCGATGTTCACGCGGTCCTCGTTCCAGACGGCGGACATGATCGCGCAGCATCATCTGCTCAACGACGTCGCCGACCTCATCGACAAGGGCGTGCTGCGCACCACGCTCGACCAGACTTTCGGCACGATCAACGCCGCCAACCTCAAGCGCGCTCACTCGCTGCTCGAGAGCGGCAAGTCGCGCGGCAAGATCGTGCTGGAGGGGTGGTAG